CCTCCATCCATAACTTCATGAGCCACCCCGAGTTCACCATCGAGGACTCGGAGACGCACATCCCCCTGATCGACGACACGGACGCCGAGGACGACGCGCCCACCAAGCGCAACTCGGCCAGCCCCCGCAACGCCTCGCCCGCCCCGCCCtcgcccggccccgcccccgggagCCCCgcgcccagccccgcccccacgccccccctccAGGGCCCCGAGCCCCCGCCGGCCACGCCCAACCAGAACAATAACGCCGTGGAGAGCAACAACCACCTCCACGTCGGCCTGAAGCCGCCGGCCCCCACCGCCTCGCCGCTGGCCAGCCCCGGGAGCCCCCTGCACAGCCTGGAGACCTCCCTCTGAACCCCCACCG
This Gadus macrocephalus chromosome 19, ASM3116895v1 DNA region includes the following protein-coding sequences:
- the atp2b1a gene encoding plasma membrane calcium-transporting ATPase 1a, whose translation is MQCCQLFKVQMCVSMETRLTLSLSPPPPAVQIRVVNAFRSSVSLYEGMEKPDPRSSIHNFMSHPEFTIEDSETHIPLIDDTDAEDDAPTKRNSASPRNASPAPPSPGPAPGSPAPSPAPTPPLQGPEPPPATPNQNNNAVESNNHLHVGLKPPAPTASPLASPGSPLHSLETSL